The genome window TTCCTCTCCGTTTCGAGCCCCACATCGTCACTCGTCACCACCGGATAGATGAGCGtttctcgcgcgcgcacgaTAAACTTGATAAACTTGATAAACTGTTTATAAACGGCGACAACGATGACGGACTACCATGACAAACGTACCTTGTCCTTCTTCGACCGGTTCGACATTTTATCGGCGGTATCGGGAACGCACGATCGAGTCGGACGAACAGAACTGTCTCGGCCAGTCGCGCGTGTCACGTGTCAGTGCATCTCTCGTGGATCGTGGATCGTGAACCGACGAGTCGCGCGCGTTTGCGACGGTCATTGGTTGAAACGGACACGGAGCCGCTCTATTCGCGACTCAATTCTACCGAGACATCTTGAAGAAATTCGCACTTCATGGCGATTCTGCTAAAATAACTAGATTCGTGTGCGCTTGCGCGGCAAACTTTGAAAATTCGCGTGCAGCTTGAAGGATATATTCAGTGATGTCTAcgatgaattaaaaatcaatttatttcagtTTGCTGGGAGGAATCTTTTTGCTTGATAAGTatggtaaataattttaaatgcatttgaaataatattttaattacttcttatattctttttcggtataaaaataaaactacgtACGTAGGCTAAAGCGACAACGTGCAAAGAAGCTATTCAAAGATGGGAGGAAAAAACAGGATTAATCGCGAGCGaacagaaagaaataattttatcccTCCAGTGGCCTCCAATCGAGAGAATGGATAATAATTTGGCGGTGTTGATCAACGTCGAGTTTGTTGTtcttaaattaacaataacataaaacattaataatgtattcgAGGAATGCATCAGTTAAATAATCTCCTTAAAATCTCCGTTTGCAGAAAATTATCTTTGTCAACAAATATGATTGAAAAGATCAGTGGTATTAATTCgttgaaatatttgaagatCTTATCCCTGAGtagaaacaatattaaaacattctcAGGATTAGAGGCGGTTGGAGACCATTTGGAGGAATTATGgatatcttataatttgattgaaaaaatcAAAGGTGTAAATGTTCTCAAAGCGCTCAAGGTCTTGTATATGGGCAATA of Anoplolepis gracilipes chromosome 8, ASM4749672v1, whole genome shotgun sequence contains these proteins:
- the LOC140668754 gene encoding dynein axonemal light chain 1 gives rise to the protein MAKATTCKEAIQRWEEKTGLIASEQKEIILSLQWPPIERMDNNLAVLINVEKLSLSTNMIEKISGINSLKYLKILSLSRNNIKTFSGLEAVGDHLEELWISYNLIEKIKGVNVLKALKVLYMGNNLVKDWAEFNRLQEIPNLQDLLFINNPICENMDVETWRAQVVKRLPTLKKLDAIPIMYATYFLLLSYTTVRCHFIHIVKLFFLFQPCR